CCTCGATGACTACGTGAGAGGCCCGTACCTGAATCACGTTTCCGTTGAGGTGGCCGTAGTCAGGGTTTGAGAAGTATGGGGATGCTCCGCGCCCATACGATCCGATGTAAATCGGTTGTTGCATGGTTCCTTCCCCATTTACCACAAAACCACCCCTAAAACGCGAGCCTCGTGCGAACAAAACGGAATCGCCTGGCCTAAACGGGAGCGACGCCAGTCGGGAAAGTGTTTTCCAGGGTTTGTCGTTGGTCCCCTTGTTACGATCCGATCCGGTCTGGCTGTTGATATAGTAGGTTTTGGCCCAAACCAGTTGGACAACGAGCAAGCAGGCCATAGTGGCTAGCGTCTTCATGGGCTTCTAGTAGAGCGTTAGTGATTGATTCCCCGCCTTGAGCGGTTTTTCCTGCCCTTTCCACACAAACCGCCCTGTTACACCGGTGGGAAGGCTGATCTGAGCCGTTAGTTTCCCGGTCGGCGTTACCACGTAGCGGACGCTGATCTCGCCGTTGGGGTGGGGTACTTGTCCGGCGGCTTGTCTGAGCGAACCCAGATGCGGGCTGATGACCACCTTCGCAAAACCGGGTGCGTCAGCATCAATGCCGAGTACGATCCGGTACAGGTCAATATTTGGGCTGGCGCCCCAGGCATGGCAATCCGAGCGCGACGGTTCTGGTTGTTCGGCCCAGGTGGTCAGGCCCAGCTTAATCTGGTTACGCCATTCGCGAAGCAAGTTCAGGTACTCATCCCCCAAACCGGCCTTAAGAACCGCCTGGTGCAGGTAGTACTTAAAATAGATGGTGGCCTGCGTCAGGCTGGTGTCCGTAAGGACTCGCTGCATGAGCTGACGCGCGGCCGGGCCATCGACAACGCCCCCGAGTACGGCCAGAATATTCGCGTGCTGGGAGAACTGCTGCTTATCGGGTGTATCGGCAAAGAGTTGCCGTTTCTCATCCCAGTACGCCCTTTTAATGGCCTGCCGCAACGTCTGGATGTCTGCGGTGTACTGCCTGGCAAAATCAGGTAATCCAACGGTTTGCTCTAACGCTAAGGCCGACTGGTAGGCCAAAAGCCGCTGTAAATCCAGCAGGGCCGACTGGCCACTCGACGATGTTGGGCTGACGCCCGCTCGCCAGCCGGGCGCTTCGGCCCAGTCGGTGAAGTTCCAGTAGGGTACGTTAGCCAGTAGCCCGGAAGGCGTTTGGTGAGTCTCGAAGAAATGAAGGATGGCCCGGCTGACGGGCAACTGATCGCGGACGAAGGCCCGGTCGCCCCGGTACGTCAGGTAATCGTTGACCATGGCAATCCACCACAGCGAGAACGGGGGGATGTATTGGGGCATCTGAGTCGGGTACCGGCTCTGGGTGAGCCCGGCAAGCCCGTGCGACATACGGAGCTGGATGATGGCGTTCCGCATCAGCCGGTCGTCGCCACTGTTAAACAGCGAAACCAGCGCCTGAATCCGCGTATCGCCGATATACTGCATTTGCTCGTAGTACGGGCAGTCGATATACGTTTCGTGGGCGCAGAGTCGGGCCGTTCGCCAGCCAATGTCCAGAATCTGGTTCAGGTCGGGCGCTCCTTCCGCTGAGAACGTCGCCTTCCTGATGAAGGGGTAGCCGGTGTATATGCCGGATAGGTCATCTACAACCAGGGGCGCATCTTTGGTTTCTACTGATAGCTCCAGATACCGATACGTCCGCCACCAGAGTGATGTAAACGTACGGTGGCTACCCCCATCGCTGATGACCGTATCGGCATAGCCGACAAACCGTTTACCGTCGATGTCGTTGCGGTTGCCTTTATTGGGAACCCTACCGGCTTTGTTGCCATCGGCCGTGTTCAGGGCTTCAGCCTGCCGGAGTGAAATCACCGCACCCGCTCCTCCGCTGATGGTAAGCGTGGTGTAAGCCGTCGTTTCGAAGCCCTGATCCAGAATCAGTCGGCCTTTGGTATGGGCCGGAATAGTAAGGGCCACCGCTTGCTGCGGAAAGCCAGCCGGTATGGTCAGGCCTTCCACGTTTCGGACGCTACTCAGCCGCTCGGGTCGAAGTTCCATGGCCGGAATCGTTCGGGGCGTCAGTTCCCACTGCTCGTACCAGGGCTCAAAGAGGCCACCGACCAGACCCGGCCCCAGCGCAATGGCTGGCTTCCAGGCCCTGTCGTCGAAATCGGTGGTTTCCCAGCCCCAGGGGTACTGACCAGCCTCGATGTGTTCGCCCGGACCAACCACCAGAAACCCGCTGAACCGGGGGATAATGGTCGAATAAGCCGGATTACGGATGCCTTTCCAGGCTGGGCTGGTGTCGAGAATCCGTTCTCGCTCCGAATTACCCTGTAGAATAAAACCGGTGCGCAGTGAGGTTTGAGCTGCCGGTCCCTGCCGCCCAAAGTTCCAGACCACAGCCGCCACCGTATTGGTACCCTCTTTCAGAAAAGGAGCCAGGTCAATCGTTTCAAACACCCAGTGGTGTATGTCGCCCCGC
Above is a window of Spirosoma sp. SC4-14 DNA encoding:
- a CDS encoding alpha-L-rhamnosidase C-terminal domain-containing protein, whose product is MRKHVLITLFVWVQAVAIAQIPNSTLPAELRQKPWSAKWIAVAGEPAQEYGVYHFRKQINLTGKPNSFVVHVSGDNRYKLFVNGQLASLGPARGDIHHWVFETIDLAPFLKEGTNTVAAVVWNFGRQGPAAQTSLRTGFILQGNSERERILDTSPAWKGIRNPAYSTIIPRFSGFLVVGPGEHIEAGQYPWGWETTDFDDRAWKPAIALGPGLVGGLFEPWYEQWELTPRTIPAMELRPERLSSVRNVEGLTIPAGFPQQAVALTIPAHTKGRLILDQGFETTAYTTLTISGGAGAVISLRQAEALNTADGNKAGRVPNKGNRNDIDGKRFVGYADTVISDGGSHRTFTSLWWRTYRYLELSVETKDAPLVVDDLSGIYTGYPFIRKATFSAEGAPDLNQILDIGWRTARLCAHETYIDCPYYEQMQYIGDTRIQALVSLFNSGDDRLMRNAIIQLRMSHGLAGLTQSRYPTQMPQYIPPFSLWWIAMVNDYLTYRGDRAFVRDQLPVSRAILHFFETHQTPSGLLANVPYWNFTDWAEAPGWRAGVSPTSSSGQSALLDLQRLLAYQSALALEQTVGLPDFARQYTADIQTLRQAIKRAYWDEKRQLFADTPDKQQFSQHANILAVLGGVVDGPAARQLMQRVLTDTSLTQATIYFKYYLHQAVLKAGLGDEYLNLLREWRNQIKLGLTTWAEQPEPSRSDCHAWGASPNIDLYRIVLGIDADAPGFAKVVISPHLGSLRQAAGQVPHPNGEISVRYVVTPTGKLTAQISLPTGVTGRFVWKGQEKPLKAGNQSLTLY